In Bacillus sp. (in: firmicutes), a single genomic region encodes these proteins:
- a CDS encoding YebC/PmpR family DNA-binding transcriptional regulator, whose amino-acid sequence MGRKWNNIKDKKASKDANTSRIYAKFGVEIYVAAKQGEPDPESNQALKFVLERAKTYNVPKHIIDRAIEKAKGGSDENYAELRYEGFGPNGSMVIVDALTNNVNRTASEVRAAFGKNGGNMGVSGSVAYMFDKTAVIGLEGKTAEEALEILMEADIDVRDIIEEDEAVIIYAEPEQFHAVQEAFRNAGINEFTVAELTMLAQNDVVLPEESLAQFEKMIDALEDCDDVQQVYHNVDLGE is encoded by the coding sequence ATGGGGCGTAAATGGAACAATATTAAAGATAAGAAAGCATCTAAGGATGCCAACACTAGTCGTATTTATGCTAAATTTGGAGTGGAAATTTATGTAGCTGCAAAACAGGGTGAGCCTGATCCAGAATCAAACCAGGCTTTAAAGTTTGTTCTTGAACGGGCAAAAACCTACAATGTGCCAAAGCATATTATTGACCGCGCGATTGAAAAAGCAAAAGGAGGCTCTGACGAAAACTATGCTGAGCTTCGTTATGAAGGCTTTGGACCGAATGGCTCAATGGTAATTGTTGATGCATTGACAAATAACGTGAATCGCACGGCATCAGAAGTACGTGCGGCATTCGGTAAAAATGGTGGTAACATGGGTGTGAGTGGGTCTGTAGCCTATATGTTTGATAAAACAGCTGTAATCGGTCTTGAAGGCAAGACAGCGGAAGAAGCACTTGAAATTTTAATGGAAGCGGATATTGATGTCCGTGACATTATCGAAGAAGATGAAGCGGTTATCATTTATGCAGAGCCTGAACAGTTCCATGCCGTTCAAGAAGCATTCAGAAATGCGGGCATAAATGAATTTACTGTAGCTGAACTAACAATGCTTGCACAAAATGATGTGGTACTTCCCGAAGAGTCCTTGGCACAATTTGAAAAAATGATTGATGCTTTGGAAGATTGTGATGATGTTCAACAAGTTTATCATAATGTTGATTT
- a CDS encoding acetyl-CoA hydrolase/transferase family protein: MERHMDRIRDPRLKDRVVTAEEAASWIQDGMTLGISGFTSAGDAKAVPLALVKRADTESFKVNLYTGASIGSGIDKLFTEKGIIRKRLPYQSDSTMRKGINNGDVLYTDIHLSHVAELVRNKAIDPIDYAIVEACLITEDGMIIPTTSGGNSQVFSNHAKNIIIELNIAHPLSMVGLHDFYDPGEQGKRQPHSLTKPSDRMGTVGIPYDADKVKGIVFTNLPDTPSAIVPPDEETNVMANHLFDFLRKEIVAGKLPEQLPTLQSGVGSVANAVLAGLLDSEFENLQLYSEVLQDAVFDLMDAGKVTFASTCAITLSEEKMKDVYSNFDKYRDRILLRPQEMSNNPEIIRRLGLISINAALEFDIYGNVNSTHVMGTHMMNGLGGSGDFARNARLGIFVTKSIAKGGKISSIVPFASHIDHTEHDVDVVVTEQGYADLRGLAPRERAERIINNCVHPMYRSQLWDYFTEALTRGGQTPHVIEKALSWHDNLRKYGTMQPEVEEKVEETK, translated from the coding sequence ATGGAGAGACATATGGACAGAATTCGAGATCCGCGACTAAAGGATAGGGTTGTTACAGCAGAAGAAGCTGCATCATGGATTCAGGATGGAATGACATTAGGAATCAGTGGTTTTACTTCAGCTGGTGACGCAAAGGCAGTTCCGTTAGCTTTAGTAAAACGTGCCGATACAGAATCTTTTAAAGTAAACTTATATACTGGTGCTTCCATCGGCTCAGGTATTGATAAGCTATTTACTGAAAAAGGCATCATTAGAAAACGTCTTCCATATCAATCTGACAGTACAATGAGAAAAGGAATTAATAATGGTGACGTACTATATACTGATATTCATCTTTCACATGTTGCTGAGTTAGTTCGCAATAAGGCAATTGATCCAATTGATTATGCAATTGTTGAAGCTTGTCTTATCACCGAAGATGGCATGATTATCCCTACTACATCTGGAGGAAACTCCCAAGTATTTTCCAATCATGCTAAAAATATCATTATTGAATTAAATATTGCACATCCATTAAGCATGGTAGGGTTGCATGATTTTTATGATCCAGGCGAACAAGGAAAAAGACAGCCGCATTCATTAACAAAACCATCTGATCGAATGGGTACAGTTGGAATACCGTATGATGCTGATAAGGTTAAAGGGATTGTATTTACTAATTTACCAGATACACCATCAGCTATCGTCCCACCTGACGAAGAAACAAACGTTATGGCCAATCATTTATTTGACTTTTTACGGAAGGAAATTGTCGCAGGCAAATTGCCAGAACAGCTTCCGACATTGCAATCGGGTGTAGGTTCTGTTGCGAATGCAGTACTAGCTGGACTATTAGATTCAGAATTTGAAAATTTACAATTATATTCAGAAGTATTACAGGATGCTGTTTTCGATTTAATGGATGCAGGTAAGGTTACATTTGCTTCTACTTGTGCGATCACTTTATCGGAAGAGAAAATGAAAGATGTGTATTCAAACTTTGATAAATATCGTGATCGTATTTTATTGCGTCCGCAAGAAATGTCGAATAACCCAGAAATCATCCGCCGTCTCGGCTTAATTTCGATAAATGCAGCCCTAGAATTTGATATCTATGGGAACGTTAACTCTACCCATGTAATGGGTACACATATGATGAATGGTCTTGGTGGTTCAGGTGACTTTGCAAGAAATGCACGTTTAGGTATCTTTGTAACAAAATCAATTGCAAAAGGTGGAAAGATTTCGAGTATCGTTCCTTTTGCTTCCCATATTGACCATACAGAGCATGATGTTGATGTTGTTGTTACAGAACAAGGTTATGCGGATCTTCGTGGTTTAGCACCAAGAGAGCGCGCTGAAAGAATTATTAATAATTGCGTGCATCCAATGTACCGTAGCCAGCTTTGGGATTATTTTACTGAGGCATTGACTAGAGGTGGACAAACACCGCATGTCATCGAAAAGGCATTATCTTGGCACGATAATTTACGGAAATATGGAACGATGCAACCAGAAGTTGAAGAAAAAGTGGAAGAAACAAAGTGA
- a CDS encoding phosphoribosylaminoimidazolesuccinocarboxamide synthase, protein MELIYTGKTKDVYALRDGNYLLQFKDDVTGENGVFDPGANTVGLTIEGAGKAGLRLTKFFFEKLAEAGIPTHYIDADIENATMTVKPATVFGNGLEVICRYRAVGSFLRRYGMYAEEGQALDGFVEVTIKDDERQDPPISDDALHMLGILTLSEYKELKELTRKIADLVKAELAKKDIELYDIKFEFGRLKDKKIVLIDEISGGNMRAYKNGEYIEPLKLEQLMLEE, encoded by the coding sequence ATGGAACTCATTTATACTGGTAAGACAAAGGATGTTTATGCTCTTAGGGACGGAAATTATTTGCTGCAGTTCAAGGATGATGTAACAGGAGAAAATGGCGTTTTCGACCCAGGCGCGAACACTGTCGGTTTAACAATCGAAGGGGCAGGTAAAGCAGGGCTTAGATTAACGAAATTCTTTTTTGAAAAATTAGCTGAAGCGGGCATTCCAACCCATTATATTGATGCTGACATTGAAAATGCAACAATGACCGTCAAACCAGCGACTGTATTTGGTAATGGACTTGAAGTCATTTGTCGCTACAGGGCTGTAGGTAGCTTTTTACGTCGTTATGGAATGTACGCTGAAGAAGGTCAAGCGCTCGATGGATTTGTTGAAGTTACGATTAAGGACGATGAGCGTCAAGACCCACCGATTAGTGATGATGCGCTTCATATGCTTGGAATTTTAACGTTAAGTGAGTATAAAGAATTAAAAGAATTGACAAGAAAAATTGCGGATCTTGTCAAAGCAGAATTAGCAAAAAAAGATATTGAGTTATATGATATTAAATTCGAATTTGGAAGACTAAAAGACAAAAAGATTGTTTTAATTGATGAAATTTCAGGTGGAAATATGCGTGCTTACAAAAATGGTGAATATATAGAACCATTAAAATTGGAACAACTTATGCTTGAAGAATAA
- a CDS encoding DHA2 family efflux MFS transporter permease subunit: MIGAFIAFLNNTLLNIALPSIMKDLKINTATVQWLTTGFMLVNGILIPITAFLIEKYSVRHLFLVAMGLFTAGTILAGVAHVFPVLLTGRMIQASGSAIMMPLLMNVMLVSFPVEKRGTAMGVFGLILMAAPAIGPTLSGWIVEHYDWRMLFHFVTPIAAAVLIIGFFLLRDKKAKVNIHLDFESILLSSVGFGGLMYGFSSAGNKGWDSPQVYLSIIIGVISLVCFITSQVKKERPLLNFFVFKYPMYALASAITMIVNMAMFSGILLLPIYMQTLKGITPLDAGLMLLPGALISALMSPVTGRLFDKVGGRILAVVGLAILTITTYELSKLSLETTNTYLITLYTVRAFGMSMVMMPVATNGLNQLPARFYPHGTAMNNTLNQVSGAIGTALLITIMSNRMESVAKKLAADAMYDAGAASQPSAAAIAQIRQQIEMEAMLKGINYAFLIATFISAVALILAFFIQRATPAEDPGIRNSTVQKVVQKLVEPSETT; this comes from the coding sequence ATGATTGGTGCTTTTATTGCTTTTTTAAATAATACGTTATTAAATATTGCTTTACCGTCGATTATGAAGGATTTAAAAATAAATACAGCAACTGTACAATGGCTCACAACAGGCTTTATGTTAGTTAACGGAATTTTAATTCCAATTACAGCGTTTTTAATTGAAAAATATTCGGTGCGCCATTTATTTTTAGTGGCGATGGGATTATTTACAGCAGGAACAATCCTTGCTGGGGTTGCCCATGTTTTTCCAGTCCTATTAACAGGACGGATGATTCAAGCATCGGGCTCGGCGATTATGATGCCGTTATTAATGAATGTGATGTTAGTTAGTTTTCCAGTCGAAAAACGGGGGACGGCGATGGGCGTTTTTGGTTTAATTTTGATGGCTGCACCGGCCATCGGGCCGACTTTATCCGGTTGGATTGTTGAACATTATGACTGGAGAATGCTTTTTCATTTTGTTACTCCAATTGCAGCCGCTGTATTAATTATTGGCTTTTTCTTGCTTAGGGATAAAAAAGCAAAGGTCAATATTCATTTAGATTTCGAATCAATACTGTTATCAAGCGTTGGTTTTGGCGGGTTGATGTATGGCTTCAGTTCTGCAGGAAATAAAGGTTGGGATAGCCCGCAAGTTTATTTATCGATAATCATTGGTGTAATTTCTCTAGTCTGTTTTATAACAAGCCAAGTAAAGAAAGAACGCCCATTGCTTAATTTTTTTGTATTTAAATACCCTATGTATGCATTGGCATCGGCGATTACAATGATTGTTAATATGGCGATGTTTTCCGGTATTCTGCTTCTACCCATTTATATGCAAACGCTTAAGGGGATTACCCCATTGGACGCTGGATTAATGCTGCTTCCAGGTGCACTTATTAGCGCCCTTATGTCTCCTGTTACAGGCCGTTTATTTGATAAGGTAGGTGGACGTATATTAGCGGTGGTTGGGCTCGCTATTTTAACAATCACAACTTATGAATTGAGCAAATTATCGTTGGAAACTACAAATACATATTTAATCACTTTATATACGGTCCGTGCATTTGGAATGTCAATGGTGATGATGCCAGTCGCAACAAATGGCTTAAATCAACTGCCAGCCCGTTTTTACCCGCACGGGACAGCGATGAATAATACATTAAACCAAGTATCAGGGGCAATTGGCACAGCCTTATTAATTACGATTATGTCTAATCGAATGGAATCTGTTGCGAAGAAATTAGCGGCAGATGCGATGTACGATGCCGGCGCAGCTAGTCAGCCATCAGCGGCAGCTATAGCTCAAATAAGGCAGCAAATTGAAATGGAAGCAATGCTGAAAGGAATTAACTATGCTTTCTTAATTGCCACTTTTATTTCTGCTGTTGCCCTCATTCTCGCATTCTTTATCCAAAGAGCAACACCAGCAGAAGACCCGGGCATACGCAATTCTACCGTTCAAAAGGTTGTACAAAAATTAGTTGAACCGTCCGAGACCACTTAA